The Chloracidobacterium sp. genome includes a window with the following:
- a CDS encoding O-antigen ligase family protein, translating into MLYKAHKRLQRIIQPLSIGLLFLFAAAAPHSIAGAQGCALALALLWLLEWLLRSAGAPRNALPQPAARWASDWWPPLGVFFALCTVSALRSYEPLVSLDGLRSVAFMAASGVVAHWVTTRAQAWRLACVLLASSQVGLLYTGYQLVVGVGIRLVELAPDSPLRPYFQPGDVLLQVDGRLVHRPDDIVRALHRRAPSSDQPVHLTGRRVELPLTAQLDRRALNERLERFGAAGLGIQVSEPARDFRASGFFSHYVTYAEVLQILISLAVGMAWRAPRPVRRWLWAAAGLLLLALWLTLSRGPVGGLIVSVGVMLYLLWREGTLRTQRVVVGFVIAGILLAGVLAYAYALRRMAVADVREGSLFWRLVVWQEGVQLAAEHPWFGVGRLSDKLHAAEWGLYAAGDLPPGHFHNTYLQIAVWYGLPALAAYLWLLLTYFERLLERIRDGVALGALGALAGFAVGGVAHFNLGDGEVAMALWFVLGLALGPREIASPATTEERPPVARTVSSSQCFT; encoded by the coding sequence ATGTTGTATAAGGCGCACAAACGACTCCAGCGAATCATTCAGCCGTTATCCATCGGTTTGTTGTTCCTGTTTGCGGCGGCGGCACCGCATTCTATCGCGGGCGCGCAGGGATGCGCGCTGGCGCTGGCGTTGCTCTGGTTGCTGGAATGGCTTTTGCGCTCTGCCGGCGCGCCGCGTAACGCCCTACCCCAACCGGCGGCAAGATGGGCGTCCGATTGGTGGCCGCCATTGGGCGTCTTTTTCGCGCTGTGTACGGTGTCCGCGTTGCGTTCCTACGAACCGCTGGTGAGTCTGGACGGCCTCCGCAGTGTGGCGTTTATGGCCGCCAGCGGCGTGGTGGCCCACTGGGTGACGACACGCGCGCAGGCCTGGCGACTGGCTTGTGTGCTGTTGGCGTCGTCACAGGTCGGACTCCTGTACACCGGCTATCAGTTGGTTGTTGGCGTCGGCATTCGGCTCGTTGAACTGGCGCCGGATTCGCCGCTGCGGCCGTATTTTCAGCCGGGGGATGTGTTGCTGCAGGTGGATGGGCGATTGGTTCACAGGCCAGATGACATTGTACGGGCGCTTCATCGGCGTGCGCCGTCATCCGACCAGCCCGTTCATCTCACCGGTCGTCGTGTTGAATTGCCGCTCACGGCACAGCTTGACCGGCGCGCGCTCAACGAACGGCTGGAGCGATTCGGCGCGGCGGGGTTGGGCATTCAAGTCAGTGAACCGGCGCGTGATTTTCGCGCCAGCGGTTTTTTCTCGCACTATGTCACCTATGCCGAAGTGCTCCAGATTTTGATTTCGCTCGCCGTCGGTATGGCCTGGCGTGCGCCGCGACCGGTGCGACGGTGGTTGTGGGCGGCCGCCGGATTGCTGTTGTTGGCGCTGTGGTTGACGCTCTCGCGCGGGCCGGTCGGCGGCCTTATCGTCAGCGTGGGTGTCATGCTGTACCTGCTATGGCGCGAGGGAACGCTGCGTACGCAGCGGGTCGTCGTCGGCTTTGTCATTGCGGGCATTTTGCTGGCCGGCGTGTTGGCTTACGCCTACGCGCTGCGGCGCATGGCGGTGGCGGATGTGCGTGAGGGCAGTCTGTTTTGGCGACTGGTGGTGTGGCAGGAGGGGGTGCAACTAGCGGCCGAACATCCGTGGTTCGGCGTTGGGCGGCTGAGCGACAAGCTGCACGCCGCCGAATGGGGACTGTACGCCGCCGGAGATCTGCCGCCGGGTCACTTCCATAACACCTACCTACAAATTGCCGTGTGGTATGGCCTGCCAGCGCTGGCCGCCTACCTCTGGCTGCTATTGACCTATTTTGAACGGTTGCTGGAGCGCATCCGCGACGGCGTGGCGTTGGGTGCACTTGGCGCGCTGGCCGGCTTCGCCGTCGGGGGCGTCGCGCATTTCAACCTTGGCGACGGCGAGGTAGCGATGGCCCTATGGTTCGTTCTAGGCCTAGCGTTGGGACCGCGCGAGATTGCGTCGCCGGCGACCACCGAGGAGCGTCCGCCGGTGGCGCGGACGGTTTCATCCAGCCAGTGTTTTACGTAG
- a CDS encoding peptidyl-prolyl cis-trans isomerase: protein MRDKTHAGWWVVGCGLLIGVGALPLVSRMTASAQEAIVIDETLASVNKDLITRSMLQRAERALRRDLQEQFPNDPAKQEEVFTRLQPRLLVSLIDERLIAQRAEEMGIMPEIEAQTNATILELCKQNNLENLDACRAAMERQGLSMEDIRASYRGQFLRQAVYGQDVYSVLLEQVTNREAEEYYRTHTADFTEPGELEISEIYIAFTPETQLAAEARARQAYAEIKAGKPFAEVAQKFSDEKRASRAAGGKLPPYKEDQLAAEFKAELDKLKPGEITPILKLEKAYQILRLDARRPPSVKPFVEVRELVKRLIAQRRADAKVKEYLRGLRAKALIRLAEPYRNVLIEAEKAEDAEAAAGEQKKG from the coding sequence GTGAGGGACAAAACTCATGCCGGGTGGTGGGTGGTAGGCTGCGGTCTACTGATTGGCGTTGGCGCTTTGCCGCTGGTCAGCCGAATGACGGCTTCCGCCCAGGAAGCCATCGTGATTGATGAAACGCTGGCCAGCGTCAACAAAGACCTTATCACCCGTTCGATGCTGCAGCGAGCGGAGCGGGCTTTGCGGCGCGATCTTCAGGAGCAGTTCCCAAACGACCCAGCCAAACAGGAGGAGGTTTTCACCCGTTTGCAGCCGCGCCTACTTGTTAGTCTGATTGACGAGCGTTTGATCGCCCAACGGGCGGAAGAAATGGGCATCATGCCGGAAATCGAGGCGCAAACTAACGCGACAATCCTTGAACTGTGCAAGCAAAACAACCTCGAAAATCTGGACGCTTGTCGCGCCGCTATGGAGCGGCAGGGGCTTTCGATGGAGGACATTCGCGCCAGTTACCGTGGCCAGTTCCTGCGTCAGGCCGTTTATGGGCAGGATGTCTATAGCGTATTGCTTGAACAGGTGACGAACCGGGAGGCGGAGGAATACTATCGCACCCATACGGCCGATTTCACGGAACCTGGCGAACTGGAGATCAGCGAAATCTATATCGCCTTTACACCCGAAACCCAGCTGGCCGCCGAAGCGCGAGCGCGGCAGGCGTACGCTGAAATCAAAGCTGGCAAGCCGTTCGCCGAAGTGGCGCAGAAGTTTTCTGACGAAAAACGCGCCTCGCGCGCTGCGGGCGGCAAGCTCCCGCCCTACAAGGAAGATCAACTGGCTGCAGAGTTCAAAGCCGAACTTGATAAGCTTAAGCCGGGCGAAATCACGCCCATTTTGAAGCTGGAAAAGGCATACCAGATTCTGCGGTTGGACGCACGGCGGCCGCCGTCGGTCAAGCCGTTTGTGGAAGTGCGTGAACTGGTCAAGCGTCTCATTGCTCAGCGACGCGCAGACGCCAAAGTCAAGGAATACCTACGGGGTTTGCGGGCAAAGGCGCTCATTCGGCTGGCCGAGCCGTACCGCAACGTACTGATTGAGGCGGAAAAAGCCGAGGACGCTGAAGCTGCGGCCGGGGAACAGAAAAAGGGCTAG
- a CDS encoding SUMF1/EgtB/PvdO family nonheme iron enzyme has translation MNRNLSDYLKAYGGPLPNQEVLALFLGIARIVDGMHEQCAFYGRELRIENIILSADQPPRVLDCGIPQSRLVAKSPTPEEVAQGIRQDIYQLGVILYQLATGQPTPERRSTYNFRTDFDEASELPPVPDPRSVHLSVSVEIARLVALATARDEQSRAKRIRDLLALLEPSSEPMPPPTPSLASAPSALPRQTAGEPAPPAETAPVRRETRATLARRSLPVVSERTGFVVNEAAMRRTSPPAAPTAPTGFVDGLAQAFADLSGTGEKPTGKGFRFFLAGMSCLLLLVIGLATYRIVAKFRLGGGQSAATRPNIEALRQGATTVNRPKLTPTAPPEDVAAPLPPLVAVKGGTFTMGDPNGQPDEQPVHRVTLSDFEIGKYEVTNAQYKAFCDATRRPYPEEPNFPKLRNYFLDYPNHPVVRVSWDDANAYCIWLSERTGDLYRLPTEAEWEYVARNSPIGWDSYNSGGAPHEVGTSPPNALGIYDLMGNVWEWCADWYGPYPSEPQTNPKGAPRGTHKVLRGCSWYFSTVPCRPTARFRFDPTLNYWFNGGFRVVRAKH, from the coding sequence ATGAACCGAAACCTAAGCGACTATCTCAAAGCCTACGGCGGGCCGCTGCCCAATCAGGAAGTCTTGGCATTGTTTCTCGGCATCGCCCGGATTGTGGACGGCATGCACGAGCAATGTGCCTTTTATGGCCGTGAACTGCGTATTGAAAACATCATTCTCAGCGCCGACCAACCGCCGCGCGTGCTTGATTGTGGCATCCCGCAGTCACGGTTGGTGGCGAAGTCGCCAACGCCGGAGGAAGTCGCGCAGGGTATCCGCCAAGACATTTACCAACTGGGCGTGATTCTATACCAGCTTGCCACTGGACAACCGACGCCGGAACGCCGTTCCACTTATAACTTCCGTACGGATTTCGACGAGGCTTCAGAACTGCCGCCCGTCCCCGATCCGCGCAGCGTCCATCTGTCCGTGTCAGTGGAGATTGCGCGGTTGGTTGCTCTAGCTACGGCTCGCGATGAACAAAGTCGGGCGAAACGCATTCGAGACCTACTGGCGCTGCTAGAGCCGTCGTCCGAACCGATGCCTCCGCCTACCCCGTCGCTTGCTTCTGCTCCGTCAGCGTTGCCGCGCCAAACCGCCGGCGAGCCAGCGCCGCCGGCCGAGACGGCCCCAGTACGGCGTGAGACGCGGGCGACATTGGCGCGACGCAGCCTACCAGTCGTCTCGGAGCGCACTGGCTTTGTCGTCAACGAAGCCGCCATGCGGCGCACCTCGCCGCCAGCCGCCCCCACCGCTCCCACTGGCTTTGTGGACGGTTTGGCGCAAGCGTTCGCCGATCTCAGCGGAACGGGCGAAAAACCCACCGGCAAGGGCTTCAGGTTCTTTTTGGCCGGGATGAGTTGCTTACTGTTGCTGGTCATTGGTCTGGCGACGTACCGCATCGTCGCCAAGTTCCGGCTCGGCGGCGGGCAAAGCGCGGCGACGCGCCCCAACATCGAGGCGCTGCGTCAGGGCGCGACGACGGTGAACCGTCCTAAGCTGACACCGACTGCTCCGCCGGAAGACGTCGCCGCTCCCTTGCCGCCTCTTGTAGCCGTCAAGGGTGGGACGTTCACCATGGGAGACCCAAACGGCCAACCCGACGAACAGCCAGTACACCGCGTGACGCTTTCCGACTTTGAGATTGGCAAGTACGAAGTCACCAACGCCCAGTACAAAGCTTTCTGCGACGCAACGCGCCGGCCGTACCCCGAAGAGCCGAACTTTCCCAAGTTGCGCAACTATTTCCTTGACTACCCGAACCACCCAGTGGTGCGTGTCAGTTGGGACGACGCTAATGCCTACTGCATCTGGCTCAGCGAACGTACTGGCGATCTTTACCGCCTGCCGACCGAGGCCGAATGGGAGTACGTCGCCCGCAACAGTCCGATTGGGTGGGATAGCTACAACAGCGGCGGCGCGCCGCACGAAGTCGGCACAAGCCCGCCGAATGCGTTGGGAATCTATGATCTGATGGGCAACGTCTGGGAGTGGTGCGCGGATTGGTACGGCCCCTATCCATCTGAGCCGCAAACCAATCCAAAAGGCGCACCCCGTGGCACGCACAAGGTCTTGCGCGGTTGTTCATGGTACTTTAGTACGGTACCGTGCCGGCCGACCGCGCGTTTTCGGTTCGACCCCACACTGAACTACTGGTTCAACGGCGGTTTCCGCGTGGTGCGCGCCAAACATTAG
- a CDS encoding DUF4388 domain-containing protein, which translates to MGLFDHIRSTRDQVATVQDAVALAAAIEQCERILQSDPKHLPTLQEVGRLYQEQGQNQKACDAFCRAGEAAVERGDAEQALINYRKAERLASGDLRLDLWHKLFHLSYKLRRNDEAFERAKQIVEALVERGNLKRASAFLAALPDLGARDAEYRQVLESIAGIAPRQAAGGGVAAGTWRRASTTQRSADEYFPGQTILIVDDDPQVLELLETSLCTLGARIVTASNGHIACEKVKRYAPSLIISDLAMPGMDGSQFFEWVKSQPEYARVPFVCLSAIGSDVERVAAFELGVEDYWTKPFHPTEIRYRVKHLLRRIRRPVDFQGRLSQVNLAEIIQILESGRRTGLLTIESGSEQAYLYFRDGVILNAECGDLSAERAVFRLVGWTNGDFAFCAMPMLRERVIQLSPQQLLMEAFRRFDEVERVLTSLPRQQEVFVCKPGFDENPEIAEQMTRGGEFAAALATIRRLFDGTRTLEACCQALRDDLETLLLVRELLEQGLLVPRSTLP; encoded by the coding sequence ATGGGACTGTTTGATCACATCCGAAGCACACGCGACCAAGTAGCGACTGTTCAAGATGCCGTGGCGCTGGCGGCGGCGATTGAGCAGTGTGAAAGGATACTGCAGTCCGATCCCAAGCATCTGCCAACGCTTCAGGAAGTTGGGCGACTCTATCAGGAACAGGGGCAGAATCAGAAAGCCTGCGACGCCTTCTGTCGGGCTGGCGAGGCGGCTGTGGAGCGCGGCGACGCCGAACAGGCGCTTATCAACTACCGCAAAGCGGAACGCCTCGCCTCCGGCGACCTCCGTCTTGACCTGTGGCACAAACTGTTCCACCTAAGCTACAAGCTGCGCCGCAACGACGAGGCTTTTGAGCGCGCCAAACAAATTGTGGAGGCGTTGGTTGAGCGCGGCAACCTCAAGCGCGCTAGCGCCTTCTTGGCCGCTTTGCCGGACTTGGGAGCAAGGGACGCTGAATACCGGCAGGTTTTGGAAAGCATCGCTGGTATTGCGCCGCGTCAGGCCGCCGGCGGCGGCGTCGCCGCCGGGACATGGCGGCGGGCGTCCACCACCCAACGCAGTGCTGATGAGTATTTTCCGGGACAAACGATTCTGATTGTGGATGACGACCCGCAGGTGCTGGAGTTGCTTGAAACGTCCCTCTGCACCTTGGGCGCGCGCATTGTCACGGCTTCAAACGGCCACATCGCTTGCGAGAAGGTTAAGCGCTACGCGCCTTCGCTCATCATTAGCGACCTTGCTATGCCGGGGATGGACGGCAGCCAGTTTTTCGAGTGGGTGAAGTCGCAACCGGAGTACGCCCGCGTCCCGTTTGTCTGCCTCTCTGCCATCGGCTCTGACGTTGAACGGGTGGCGGCGTTTGAGCTGGGCGTCGAAGACTACTGGACGAAGCCGTTTCATCCGACGGAAATCCGCTACCGGGTCAAACATCTTTTGCGCCGGATTCGGCGGCCAGTGGATTTTCAGGGCAGGCTGTCACAAGTCAATCTAGCGGAAATCATTCAGATTTTGGAATCCGGCCGTCGCACGGGCTTACTCACGATTGAGTCCGGCAGTGAGCAGGCCTACCTGTACTTCCGGGACGGCGTGATCCTCAATGCTGAGTGCGGCGATTTATCCGCCGAGCGGGCGGTCTTTCGTCTAGTCGGTTGGACGAACGGGGACTTCGCCTTCTGCGCCATGCCGATGCTGCGTGAGCGGGTGATTCAGCTTTCGCCGCAGCAGTTGTTGATGGAAGCGTTTCGTCGGTTCGATGAGGTCGAGCGGGTTTTGACGAGCCTACCGCGTCAACAAGAGGTTTTCGTTTGCAAGCCGGGCTTTGACGAGAATCCCGAAATCGCCGAGCAGATGACGCGAGGTGGGGAGTTCGCCGCCGCGCTGGCGACCATCCGCCGGCTCTTTGATGGGACGCGGACATTGGAAGCCTGCTGTCAGGCGCTGCGAGACGACCTTGAAACGTTGTTGTTGGTTCGTGAACTGCTTGAACAGGGTTTGCTTGTTCCACGCTCAACGTTGCCGTAG
- a CDS encoding response regulator codes for MGLFDRILNARAQVAGMLDNARLNSAIERHERELAQEPRNLAALHELSVLYQERGEPQKACEVMVRAAAIHLERQEFEQGMLYYRKAERLASGEMRLDIWRRLFETNLRLRRFDEAFGRAKQIVEYLMEIGDQTRAADFVNLMPELGQKDILYRRELKLLAGLEADNVTTVGSVQGTWQRKQVTVRDPEEYFPELTVLIVDDEPGILNVLETSLRTLGTPVLSAPNGRVACELIKTHQPALIISDLNMPEMDGSQLFEWLRSQPDQAHVPFVCLSSADSEAERMAAFEMGVEDYWSKPFRPMEVRHRVKRLLKRIRPPVDLQGKLAQVSLAEVVQMLETGRRTGLLLLMQQSEEAKLYFRDGWIVDVEYGAARAERAFFRLVGWTSGTFTFRSIPVNREAVVKLSPQQLLMEAFRRFDEVEHLIAELPNRDQTFICGDGFERAPEIAEQIAQEGEFVANLERVRQLFDGTRTLDECCQELRDDLETLLLVQELIAQKLLVPGQVVEL; via the coding sequence ATGGGATTGTTTGATCGCATTCTGAACGCCCGCGCGCAGGTTGCTGGCATGCTCGACAATGCCCGGCTCAACAGCGCTATTGAGCGACACGAACGTGAGTTGGCGCAGGAGCCGCGCAACTTGGCTGCGTTGCACGAACTGAGCGTACTGTATCAGGAACGCGGCGAGCCACAGAAAGCCTGTGAGGTCATGGTTCGGGCGGCGGCCATCCACCTTGAGCGTCAGGAGTTCGAGCAGGGCATGCTGTACTACCGCAAGGCGGAACGGCTCGCCTCCGGTGAGATGCGGCTCGACATCTGGCGCCGATTGTTTGAAACCAACCTGCGGTTGCGGCGGTTTGACGAAGCCTTCGGACGCGCCAAGCAGATTGTCGAGTATTTGATGGAGATCGGCGACCAAACGCGCGCGGCCGATTTCGTCAACCTGATGCCCGAACTAGGGCAGAAGGACATCCTCTATCGGCGAGAGTTGAAACTTCTGGCCGGACTAGAAGCCGATAATGTGACAACGGTCGGGAGCGTTCAAGGAACATGGCAACGCAAGCAGGTGACGGTGCGTGATCCCGAAGAGTACTTCCCGGAATTGACCGTGCTCATCGTAGACGATGAGCCGGGGATTCTAAACGTGCTTGAAACCAGTCTGCGGACGCTGGGGACGCCGGTGCTGTCCGCCCCCAACGGCCGCGTAGCCTGCGAATTGATCAAAACCCACCAGCCAGCCCTCATTATTAGCGATCTCAACATGCCCGAAATGGACGGCAGCCAGTTGTTTGAATGGCTTCGTTCGCAGCCCGATCAGGCGCATGTGCCGTTTGTGTGTTTATCCTCGGCGGACAGCGAAGCCGAACGGATGGCCGCCTTTGAAATGGGCGTTGAAGATTACTGGTCAAAACCATTCCGTCCGATGGAAGTGCGCCACCGCGTCAAGCGCCTGTTGAAGCGGATTCGTCCGCCGGTGGATTTGCAGGGCAAGTTGGCGCAGGTCAGTTTGGCTGAAGTCGTCCAGATGCTGGAGACTGGTCGGCGGACAGGGCTGCTGCTGCTGATGCAGCAGAGCGAAGAAGCGAAACTGTATTTTCGGGACGGCTGGATTGTGGATGTGGAGTATGGGGCGGCGCGCGCGGAACGGGCGTTTTTCCGCCTCGTCGGCTGGACGAGCGGAACCTTTACGTTCCGTTCGATTCCTGTGAACCGCGAGGCGGTCGTCAAGCTCAGCCCGCAGCAGTTGCTCATGGAGGCATTCCGGCGCTTTGATGAAGTCGAACACCTCATCGCCGAACTTCCCAACCGCGACCAAACGTTCATCTGTGGCGATGGCTTTGAGCGTGCGCCGGAAATTGCCGAACAAATTGCCCAAGAGGGCGAGTTTGTCGCCAACCTTGAGCGTGTCCGCCAACTTTTTGATGGTACGCGCACACTTGACGAGTGTTGTCAGGAACTGCGCGATGATCTGGAAACGCTGCTGTTAGTGCAGGAGCTCATCGCGCAGAAGCTGCTTGTGCCGGGTCAGGTCGTTGAACTGTAG
- a CDS encoding TRAP transporter TatT component family protein — MKHKAVFAKVRKLINERELADDHLDQAEDALTALLEKDRQCDWAYGLLAEIQYWRGELAAPKDKLALFEQGVEYGEAAIAINENSLEGNFWLAVNYGMYGNEKGILKSLSLIKPIQRCAERVIEIDESYFYGGPWRVLGRVYDKVPGWPVSIGDKRKALECFEAALEFGPKFYLNHLYMAECCLSLGDKKRAKHHLQWVLDAPLSKNHEREDEGYKREARALLKKIS; from the coding sequence ATGAAGCACAAAGCCGTCTTTGCCAAAGTCCGCAAGCTCATCAATGAACGTGAACTGGCCGACGACCATCTGGACCAGGCGGAGGACGCCTTGACCGCCCTGCTGGAAAAGGATCGTCAGTGCGATTGGGCCTACGGGTTGCTAGCGGAGATTCAATACTGGCGGGGTGAGCTGGCCGCGCCAAAAGACAAGCTGGCGCTGTTTGAGCAGGGCGTCGAATACGGCGAAGCCGCTATCGCCATCAATGAAAACTCCCTCGAAGGCAACTTCTGGCTGGCGGTCAACTACGGGATGTATGGCAACGAAAAGGGCATTTTGAAAAGTCTGTCGCTCATTAAACCCATTCAGCGGTGCGCCGAGCGCGTTATCGAGATTGATGAGTCGTATTTTTATGGCGGCCCGTGGCGGGTGCTGGGGCGTGTTTATGACAAGGTGCCCGGTTGGCCGGTCTCCATTGGCGACAAGCGCAAGGCATTGGAATGCTTCGAAGCGGCGCTGGAGTTCGGTCCGAAGTTTTACCTCAACCACCTCTACATGGCGGAGTGCTGCCTGTCACTGGGTGATAAGAAAAGGGCAAAGCATCATCTCCAGTGGGTGTTAGACGCGCCGCTTTCAAAGAACCACGAACGGGAAGACGAAGGCTACAAGCGTGAAGCCCGTGCGCTGCTCAAGAAAATCAGCTAG
- a CDS encoding molybdopterin oxidoreductase family protein — translation MRSLKVIHAACPHDCPDTCAIAVTVEGDGPDRRAVKVEGDAGHADTAGFLCAKVSKYLERVYDPRRVLHPLRRAGRKGEAKFVRITWDEAIAEIADRWKSLIAKYGPQCILPYSYAGTMGLVQGQGMDRRFFHRMGASLLARTICATAGAAGYKATIGASIGMEACHFAEAKFILIWGSNPVTSNVHLWRYVLEAKKRGARVVTIDPYRTRTAAASDEHLAVLPGTDGALALAMMRVIVDENLYDADYVARYTVGFDALRERLQAYAPAEVAPIVGLEAETIIRLAREYARTQPAAIRINYGLQRHAGGGMAVRTIACLPALVGAWRRPAGGILLSTSGTFPLNYAALERPDWIPPGTRVINMTRLGEALTNRDEQGRPAGFDPPVMALYVYNSNPAAIAPDQNQVLAGLRREDLFTVVHEQFFTDTTDYADIVLPATTQLEHMDVVKPYGHLSLMFNEPAIAPLGEAKSNSDVFRRLAQAMGYDEPELQESDEQLIRAVLDVRHPWMEGVTFERLRAEGYVRLNVPTPFAPFAEGGFFTPSGKCEFYSESLARQGIDPLPTYIPPRENALSNRALAARYPLALISPPAHNFLNSTFVNQDSLRRVEKEPIVELHPSDAAPRGIADGQMVRVFNDRGAFCVRARVSKRIRPSVAYAPGIWWAKFSPDGRNVNAVTGQALTDLGAGATFYDVLVEVEPLGSFATKS, via the coding sequence ATGAGGTCTCTGAAGGTGATTCATGCCGCATGTCCCCATGATTGCCCAGATACCTGCGCCATTGCGGTGACGGTTGAGGGCGACGGTCCTGACCGTCGTGCCGTCAAGGTCGAAGGCGACGCCGGTCATGCTGACACGGCGGGTTTTTTATGCGCGAAGGTGTCCAAGTATCTTGAGCGAGTGTACGACCCACGTCGTGTTCTTCACCCGCTGCGCCGCGCCGGACGCAAGGGCGAAGCGAAGTTCGTACGCATCACGTGGGACGAAGCCATCGCCGAAATCGCCGACCGCTGGAAATCACTCATTGCCAAGTATGGCCCCCAGTGCATTCTGCCTTACAGCTACGCCGGGACGATGGGGCTGGTACAGGGACAAGGCATGGATCGGCGCTTTTTCCACCGGATGGGGGCGTCGCTGCTGGCGCGAACCATCTGTGCGACGGCGGGCGCGGCCGGCTACAAGGCGACTATCGGCGCGAGCATCGGCATGGAGGCCTGTCACTTTGCCGAAGCGAAGTTCATTCTCATCTGGGGCAGCAATCCCGTTACCTCGAATGTGCACCTGTGGCGTTACGTGTTGGAGGCGAAAAAGCGCGGCGCGCGCGTCGTCACAATTGACCCGTACCGAACCCGTACGGCGGCGGCTTCGGACGAACACCTGGCGGTGCTGCCGGGCACGGACGGGGCGTTGGCGCTCGCCATGATGCGCGTCATTGTGGACGAAAACCTGTACGACGCTGATTACGTCGCCCGCTACACGGTCGGTTTTGACGCGCTTAGGGAACGACTGCAAGCCTACGCTCCGGCTGAAGTTGCGCCGATAGTCGGCTTGGAAGCGGAAACCATTATTCGGCTGGCGCGTGAGTACGCCCGGACGCAGCCGGCTGCGATTCGCATTAACTACGGTCTGCAACGGCACGCCGGCGGTGGCATGGCGGTGCGCACGATTGCCTGTTTGCCTGCTTTGGTGGGGGCTTGGCGGCGCCCGGCAGGCGGCATTCTGCTTTCGACTTCAGGAACGTTTCCCCTCAACTACGCAGCGCTGGAGCGCCCGGACTGGATTCCGCCCGGTACGCGCGTCATCAACATGACACGCCTTGGCGAGGCGCTGACGAATCGAGATGAACAAGGCCGTCCGGCCGGTTTTGATCCGCCGGTGATGGCGCTTTACGTCTATAACTCAAACCCGGCGGCGATTGCGCCCGACCAGAATCAGGTGCTTGCCGGTTTGCGGCGCGAAGACCTGTTTACGGTCGTTCACGAGCAGTTTTTCACCGACACGACCGATTACGCCGACATTGTGTTGCCTGCGACGACGCAGCTTGAGCACATGGATGTCGTCAAACCCTACGGCCATCTTTCGCTGATGTTCAACGAGCCGGCGATTGCCCCGTTGGGCGAAGCGAAATCCAACTCGGATGTGTTTCGCCGGCTGGCGCAAGCGATGGGCTACGATGAGCCGGAACTTCAAGAAAGCGATGAGCAGTTGATTCGTGCTGTGCTGGATGTGCGCCATCCGTGGATGGAAGGCGTCACCTTTGAGCGCTTGCGCGCGGAAGGCTATGTGCGGCTCAATGTTCCGACGCCATTTGCGCCCTTCGCTGAAGGCGGTTTTTTCACACCCTCTGGTAAGTGCGAGTTTTATTCGGAGAGCCTAGCGCGGCAGGGGATAGATCCGCTCCCGACCTACATTCCGCCGCGTGAGAATGCACTAAGTAACCGGGCGTTGGCCGCACGGTATCCGCTAGCGTTGATTTCACCGCCCGCCCACAACTTCCTCAACTCAACATTTGTCAATCAAGACTCCCTGCGGCGCGTCGAGAAAGAGCCGATTGTGGAGCTGCATCCCTCAGACGCCGCGCCACGCGGGATCGCCGATGGACAAATGGTGCGGGTATTCAACGACCGCGGGGCATTTTGCGTCCGGGCGCGGGTTTCCAAGCGGATTCGGCCAAGCGTCGCCTACGCGCCCGGTATCTGGTGGGCAAAATTCAGTCCCGACGGGCGGAACGTCAACGCTGTTACCGGGCAGGCGCTTACCGACCTAGGAGCAGGCGCAACGTTTTACGACGTTCTGGTGGAAGTTGAACCGCTGGGTTCGTTCGCCACAAAGTCGTAG